From a single Solirubrobacterales bacterium genomic region:
- the cysC gene encoding adenylyl-sulfate kinase: METKGFTLWFTGLSGAGKTTISEIVARELKARGSKLEILDGDIVRENLSKGLGFSKEDRDTNIRRIAFVADLLSRNGTPVITAAISPYRAIREEARELMGDRFIEVYIDASVEVCAERDVKGLYAKAFAGEIKEFTGVSDPYEAPENPELDLKTAEEEPEESAARLIAYLEERELIPAAVAS, translated from the coding sequence ACCACCATTTCCGAGATCGTCGCCCGTGAGCTAAAGGCTCGCGGATCGAAGCTGGAGATCCTGGACGGGGACATCGTCCGCGAGAACCTCTCCAAGGGACTCGGCTTCTCGAAGGAGGACCGCGACACCAACATCCGCCGGATCGCGTTCGTCGCCGACCTGCTTTCCCGCAACGGCACGCCGGTGATCACCGCCGCGATCTCCCCCTACCGGGCGATTCGTGAAGAGGCCCGCGAGTTGATGGGCGACCGTTTCATCGAGGTCTACATCGACGCCTCGGTCGAGGTCTGTGCCGAACGGGATGTGAAGGGCCTTTACGCCAAGGCCTTCGCCGGGGAGATCAAGGAGTTCACCGGGGTTTCGGACCCGTACGAGGCACCGGAGAACCCGGAGCTGGACCTGAAGACCGCCGAGGAGGAGCCGGAAGAGTCCGCCGCTCGCCTGATCGCCTACCTGGAGGAGCGGGAGCTGATCCCGGCCGCGGTCGCCTCCTGA
- a CDS encoding PHP domain-containing protein has translation MIELQSHSTVSDGQLHPAGVVEEAAKAGVEVLALTDHDGVAGVPEAIEAGGRLGVEIVPAVEMSSVHEYAEDLHICGYWMDLEKIAAACERAQEERRERAREIVANLREHGFDLTFEDAIREAGGADAIGRPHIAKAAGATGNLGPFFEEWLVPGAKAFVSRRWPDANEACALIREAGGVPVIAHPYWDVKDPVQVEELIRALDIGGIEVFYPSHTTKQTEHLYELSRELGVSATGSSDYHGPTHKTFSRFGAYNTFGLGEVEIPPKP, from the coding sequence ATGATCGAGCTTCAGAGTCACTCCACGGTTTCCGACGGTCAGCTCCACCCCGCAGGGGTGGTCGAGGAGGCGGCGAAGGCCGGAGTCGAGGTGCTCGCCCTGACCGACCATGACGGGGTCGCCGGGGTGCCGGAGGCGATCGAGGCCGGGGGGCGTCTCGGGGTCGAGATCGTGCCCGCGGTCGAGATGTCTTCGGTCCACGAGTACGCCGAGGACCTCCACATCTGCGGCTACTGGATGGACCTCGAGAAGATCGCCGCAGCCTGCGAGCGGGCCCAGGAGGAGCGTCGCGAACGGGCCAGGGAGATCGTCGCGAATCTGCGTGAGCACGGGTTCGACCTCACTTTCGAGGATGCGATCCGGGAAGCCGGCGGCGCCGACGCGATCGGCCGGCCCCACATCGCCAAGGCCGCCGGTGCGACCGGCAACCTGGGGCCGTTCTTCGAGGAGTGGCTGGTACCCGGAGCCAAGGCCTTCGTCTCCCGTCGCTGGCCGGACGCGAACGAGGCCTGCGCCCTGATCCGGGAAGCGGGCGGCGTACCGGTGATCGCCCACCCGTACTGGGACGTGAAGGACCCGGTCCAGGTCGAGGAACTGATCCGGGCGCTCGACATCGGCGGGATCGAGGTCTTCTACCCGTCACACACGACGAAGCAGACCGAGCATCTGTACGAGCTGTCCCGTGAACTCGGGGTTTCCGCCACCGGCTCATCCGACTACCACGGCCCCACCCACAAGACCTTCAGCCGCTTCGGCGCCTACAACACCTTCGGACTCGGCGAGGTGGAGATCCCCCCCAAGCCGTAG
- a CDS encoding acetyl-CoA carboxylase biotin carboxylase subunit has product MFSKILIANRGEIAIRVARACKEMGITSVAVYSEVDRDARHVAACDEAYLIGPGIPAESYLSIEKILGAARESGAEAIHPGYGFLAENAEFARACEAAGIVFIGPPASAIDAMGSKTGARDIMAKAGVPIVPGATEPARDVDQGRLQAEDAGYPVACKAVGGGGGKGFRVAMTPEDFAEAFEGAAREGEKFFSDDRVYVERYLEDPRHVEVQVLADRHGNVIHLGERDCSLQRRHQKVVEEAPGPHVDEEMRERIGKIATDAARAVGYFSAGTVEGMQVGDEYFFLEMNTRVQVEHCVTEMVTGIDIVREQIKIAAGEELALRQEDVELDGWAIECRINAEKADMNFAPAPGAITTYTEPSGPGVRVDSGVAAGDEVSPMYDPMVAKLIVWDRDREHATKRMLRALDEYRIGGLSTLIPFHKAILATEQWERGETCRDLMEDRKWLKTTAPDPAPDLGPDEEGGAEKIARDYQVEVSGKRFEVKVIGEATGFAAAAANGAGPAPRAKRERKSGGSGGSGGPVLASPLQGSVFKIEAEEGAEVKEGDLVCVIEAMKMENEITAHRDGKLVKIAVAVGDAVASGDPLFTIE; this is encoded by the coding sequence ATGTTTTCGAAGATCCTGATCGCCAACCGTGGCGAAATCGCCATCCGTGTCGCCCGTGCCTGCAAGGAGATGGGCATCACCTCGGTCGCCGTCTACTCCGAGGTCGACCGCGACGCCCGTCACGTCGCTGCCTGCGACGAGGCCTACCTGATCGGCCCGGGCATTCCGGCCGAGAGCTACCTCTCGATCGAAAAGATCCTCGGAGCAGCAAGGGAGTCCGGGGCCGAGGCGATCCACCCCGGATACGGCTTCCTCGCCGAGAACGCGGAGTTCGCCCGGGCCTGTGAGGCTGCCGGGATCGTGTTCATCGGCCCGCCCGCTTCGGCGATCGACGCGATGGGCTCGAAGACCGGCGCCCGCGACATCATGGCCAAGGCCGGGGTGCCGATCGTGCCCGGTGCGACCGAACCGGCCAGGGATGTCGACCAGGGCCGTCTCCAGGCCGAGGATGCCGGCTACCCGGTTGCCTGCAAGGCGGTCGGCGGCGGTGGCGGAAAGGGCTTCCGGGTGGCGATGACCCCGGAGGACTTCGCCGAGGCCTTCGAAGGTGCCGCCCGCGAGGGCGAGAAGTTCTTCTCGGACGACCGGGTTTACGTCGAGCGCTACCTCGAGGATCCGCGGCACGTCGAGGTTCAGGTGCTGGCCGACCGGCACGGCAACGTGATTCACCTCGGTGAGCGTGACTGTTCACTTCAGCGTCGTCACCAGAAGGTGGTCGAGGAAGCCCCCGGCCCGCACGTGGATGAGGAGATGCGGGAGCGGATCGGCAAGATCGCGACCGACGCTGCCCGGGCGGTCGGGTACTTCTCGGCCGGCACTGTCGAGGGGATGCAAGTCGGTGACGAGTACTTCTTCCTCGAGATGAACACCAGGGTGCAGGTCGAGCACTGTGTGACCGAGATGGTCACCGGCATCGACATCGTTCGTGAGCAGATCAAGATCGCCGCCGGGGAGGAACTGGCGCTCCGCCAGGAGGATGTGGAGCTGGACGGCTGGGCGATCGAGTGTCGGATCAACGCCGAGAAGGCGGACATGAACTTCGCTCCCGCCCCGGGCGCGATCACCACCTACACCGAGCCCTCCGGCCCCGGGGTCCGGGTCGATTCCGGGGTCGCTGCCGGCGACGAGGTTTCTCCGATGTACGACCCGATGGTGGCCAAACTGATCGTCTGGGATCGGGACCGCGAGCACGCCACGAAACGGATGCTGCGGGCGCTGGACGAGTACCGGATCGGCGGACTCTCGACCCTGATCCCGTTCCACAAGGCGATCCTCGCCACCGAACAGTGGGAGCGCGGCGAGACCTGTCGTGACCTCATGGAGGATCGGAAGTGGCTGAAGACCACCGCCCCTGATCCGGCTCCGGACCTCGGTCCGGACGAGGAGGGTGGTGCCGAGAAGATCGCCCGCGACTACCAGGTCGAGGTTTCCGGCAAGCGCTTCGAGGTCAAGGTGATCGGGGAAGCCACCGGCTTCGCGGCGGCCGCCGCCAACGGGGCGGGACCGGCACCCCGCGCCAAGCGGGAGCGCAAGTCCGGTGGATCCGGTGGATCTGGCGGCCCGGTACTGGCCTCGCCACTTCAGGGTTCCGTGTTCAAGATCGAGGCCGAGGAGGGGGCGGAGGTCAAGGAGGGCGACCTCGTCTGCGTGATCGAGGCGATGAAGATGGAGAACGAGATCACCGCCCACCGGGACGGCAAGCTGGTCAAGATCGCGGTCGCGGTCGGTGATGCGGTCGCCTCGGGTGATCCGCTTTTCACGATCGAGTAG
- a CDS encoding sulfatase-like hydrolase/transferase, with protein sequence MSNAPTRKQLLTGGGHLAAVWTLAFVQPLLDLLGRNPDFFVARDNTSGDVLILALAFTLLPPLGLLVIEWATSKVSARAYNWLHLVLLAGISTFLFIRLISTFLDRPTGLILLLAAALGVLLAWAVFRFTFARNLMDILIVAPLVVLGLFIFVSPAREVIFPGKESDKLNAAKGENRPIVLVIFDELGTGDLMADRDTIDAERFPEFARLAREATWYRNQSTTSPFTPQAVPGILTGQALSKDVLPASWNLPDNIFTLLGRDRNFHVMEDVTKLCPVALCPQNRIRWRQLRRLNALWSDLKYVEGRMILPPGLADRLPEVDGKFQDFGNARGDANSQPFRKLVAHHGRGGGNAATVSRFIRDIPDGRRGLTVMHLALPHHEWRYAADGRSYNWKPLSELGASAGEWGVDSNGIASAQARMYVQTGFADRLVGELRRSLERKGLWDDAVVVISADHGLSFEGGDVPRRVATRAGVGEIGNPPLFIKYPGQRRGRTVTAHSTTLDILPTIARAVGVKPTYRMDGVPLQRRVLPDRPVTLQRLVNDPVTITVEEMVAQRNAAIGRARKRLGGGPLYTLGPAPNLIGRRVPPVPATADSAVLDARGIWRRVRPAGSPVPINVTGRLPSGAPGTVLAIAVNGVIRGTAGTFEHDGAVRFGGLIDPASLVPGANRIGIYMVEGKRLAPLGDNRR encoded by the coding sequence TTGAGTAACGCGCCGACACGGAAGCAGCTGCTGACGGGCGGCGGCCATCTGGCCGCAGTCTGGACCCTTGCCTTCGTCCAGCCACTGCTGGACCTGCTGGGCCGGAACCCGGACTTCTTCGTAGCCCGGGACAACACCTCCGGTGACGTCCTGATCCTGGCGCTCGCCTTCACTCTGCTGCCCCCGCTCGGGCTGCTGGTGATCGAGTGGGCGACGAGCAAGGTCAGCGCCCGGGCCTACAACTGGCTCCACCTGGTCCTGCTGGCCGGCATCTCGACCTTCCTCTTCATCCGGCTGATCTCGACTTTCCTCGACCGACCGACCGGGCTGATCCTCCTGCTGGCGGCCGCTCTGGGGGTCCTGCTTGCCTGGGCGGTGTTCCGCTTCACCTTCGCCCGGAACCTGATGGACATCCTGATCGTCGCTCCATTGGTGGTGCTGGGCCTTTTCATCTTCGTCAGCCCGGCCCGGGAGGTGATCTTTCCCGGGAAGGAGTCCGACAAGCTGAATGCGGCGAAGGGTGAGAACCGGCCGATCGTGCTGGTGATCTTCGACGAACTCGGCACCGGCGACCTGATGGCCGACCGCGACACGATCGATGCGGAACGCTTTCCCGAGTTCGCTCGACTTGCCCGCGAGGCGACCTGGTACCGGAACCAGTCCACCACCTCGCCGTTCACCCCGCAGGCGGTTCCCGGAATCCTCACCGGTCAGGCCCTGTCGAAAGATGTTCTCCCCGCCTCCTGGAATCTGCCGGACAACATCTTCACTCTGCTCGGCCGCGACCGGAACTTCCACGTGATGGAGGACGTGACCAAGCTCTGTCCGGTTGCGCTCTGCCCCCAGAACCGGATTCGGTGGCGTCAGCTCAGAAGGCTGAACGCGCTCTGGTCGGATCTGAAGTACGTCGAGGGCCGGATGATCCTGCCGCCCGGACTGGCCGACCGCCTGCCCGAGGTCGACGGCAAGTTCCAGGACTTCGGCAATGCCCGGGGCGACGCCAATTCACAGCCCTTCCGCAAACTGGTCGCCCATCACGGCCGCGGCGGCGGCAATGCAGCCACCGTAAGCCGGTTCATCAGGGACATACCGGACGGCCGGAGGGGACTGACCGTGATGCACCTGGCCCTGCCGCATCACGAGTGGCGGTATGCCGCCGACGGACGTTCCTACAACTGGAAACCGCTGTCTGAGCTCGGAGCCTCGGCCGGCGAGTGGGGGGTCGACTCGAACGGAATCGCCAGCGCCCAGGCCCGGATGTACGTGCAGACCGGGTTCGCCGACCGGCTGGTCGGAGAGTTGCGCCGGAGCCTGGAACGAAAAGGACTCTGGGACGACGCGGTCGTGGTGATCTCCGCCGACCACGGGCTCTCCTTCGAAGGCGGCGATGTGCCGCGCCGGGTGGCCACTCGGGCGGGGGTGGGCGAGATCGGGAACCCGCCGCTCTTCATCAAGTACCCGGGCCAGCGCCGAGGCCGTACGGTCACCGCCCACAGCACCACCCTCGACATCCTGCCGACGATCGCCCGGGCGGTCGGGGTGAAACCGACCTACAGAATGGATGGAGTCCCGCTGCAACGGAGGGTGCTCCCGGATCGGCCGGTCACCCTGCAGCGCCTCGTGAACGATCCGGTAACGATCACGGTGGAGGAGATGGTGGCCCAGAGAAACGCGGCGATCGGCCGGGCCCGAAAGCGTCTTGGCGGGGGTCCGCTCTACACCCTCGGCCCCGCCCCGAACTTGATCGGCCGCCGGGTCCCGCCGGTTCCGGCCACCGCCGATTCGGCAGTCCTTGATGCCCGGGGAATCTGGCGTAGGGTCCGCCCCGCGGGCAGTCCGGTCCCGATCAACGTGACCGGACGCCTCCCGTCCGGGGCGCCCGGAACCGTGCTGGCGATCGCCGTGAACGGGGTGATTCGCGGAACCGCCGGAACCTTCGAGCATGACGGTGCCGTTCGCTTCGGCGGGCTGATCGATCCCGCCTCGCTGGTCCCGGGGGCCAACCGGATCGGGATCTACATGGTCGAGGGAAAGCGGCTGGCCCCGCTGGGAGACAACCGTCGCTGA
- a CDS encoding sulfatase-like hydrolase/transferase: MADPEPAGKSGPALKGLAAVFGRPAPTRRQLLLGGGHLAALWALAFVQPLLDLLGKNPDFFVARSNTPGDILIVAIGFTLLPPLALLAVEWLVSKLSSKAYYGLHFAFLALIATFFFIQLIGDRIGARSAVIFLIALALASLLAFGIFRITFLRNLMDILIVAPLVILLLFIFASRSTDVIFPKGSKFSLAKDSGDDRPIVLVIFDELGTDNLMTDNRQIDGARFPNFANLAKSSTWYKNQTTTAFLTPMAVPGILTGRDESADTLPTWQARPESIFSQFSRGRQVHVLEPVTAICPPMICGSDQQDESQATRLKALWSDLKYVEGRLILPPGMAATLPDVSTNFQGFGGDGGDSPVGGTAPKPGKHLIRKKGKLFVKAFASGDPAEYEAFIRQMPTSDRSLTVMHMSLPHTQWKFDARGRRYNKSPIDTLSDGIDQWLVDGNGIATSQARMLTQTAYADDVLGQIRHRLEKSGLWDKAIVVVSADHGISFEGDGVEQRRLNPRAMGDVANPPLFIKYPGQKKGQVSLTHSMTLDIVPTIARAVGVKNPYRTDGLPLQGEIPSRQIKVTDTKGGTLTADEATMIRQRAESIARANERLGTGPIYTLGPAPELLGRPAPAVPSGSSGAQLDDPSLWQNYKPGRDRIPMFITGRTAAPAPSDPADAPVIAVAVDGVIRGTGKVFEFKGATRFGALVDPKSLRPGANRIGIYQVEGDRLTPLGGN, from the coding sequence GTGGCCGATCCGGAACCGGCCGGGAAGAGCGGGCCGGCACTGAAGGGCCTGGCCGCCGTGTTCGGCCGGCCGGCCCCGACCCGTCGTCAGCTCCTGCTCGGGGGCGGCCATCTGGCCGCCCTCTGGGCCCTCGCTTTCGTTCAGCCGCTACTCGATCTGCTCGGCAAGAACCCGGACTTCTTCGTCGCCCGCAGCAACACCCCGGGCGACATCCTGATCGTCGCGATCGGCTTCACCCTGCTGCCGCCGCTGGCGCTGCTCGCGGTCGAGTGGCTGGTCAGCAAGCTGAGCAGCAAGGCCTACTACGGGCTCCATTTCGCGTTTCTGGCCCTGATCGCCACCTTCTTCTTCATCCAGCTGATCGGCGACCGGATCGGTGCCCGCAGCGCGGTGATCTTCCTGATCGCGCTCGCCCTGGCCTCCCTGCTCGCCTTCGGGATCTTCCGGATCACCTTCCTGCGGAACCTGATGGACATCCTCATTGTCGCCCCGCTGGTCATCCTGCTGCTGTTCATCTTTGCCAGCCGGAGCACCGATGTGATCTTCCCCAAGGGCTCCAAGTTCAGTCTGGCAAAGGATTCCGGCGATGATCGCCCGATCGTGCTGGTGATCTTCGATGAACTCGGGACCGACAACCTGATGACAGACAATCGTCAGATCGACGGAGCCCGTTTCCCCAACTTCGCCAACCTCGCGAAATCGAGCACCTGGTACAAGAACCAGACCACCACCGCCTTCCTCACCCCGATGGCGGTCCCCGGGATTCTCACCGGCAGGGACGAGTCGGCCGACACCCTGCCGACCTGGCAGGCCCGCCCGGAAAGCATTTTCAGCCAGTTCAGCCGCGGCCGTCAGGTTCACGTGCTGGAGCCGGTGACCGCGATCTGCCCACCGATGATCTGTGGTTCCGATCAGCAGGACGAGAGCCAGGCCACCCGGCTGAAGGCGCTCTGGTCCGATCTTAAGTACGTGGAGGGGCGGCTGATCCTGCCCCCCGGCATGGCAGCCACCCTGCCCGACGTGAGCACCAACTTCCAGGGTTTCGGTGGCGACGGCGGAGACAGCCCGGTCGGAGGTACCGCGCCGAAGCCGGGCAAGCACCTGATCCGCAAGAAGGGCAAGCTTTTCGTCAAGGCGTTCGCCAGCGGAGACCCGGCCGAGTACGAGGCCTTCATCCGCCAGATGCCGACCAGCGACCGCAGCCTGACCGTGATGCACATGTCGCTGCCTCACACCCAGTGGAAGTTCGACGCCCGCGGCCGTCGGTACAACAAGAGTCCGATCGACACACTCTCGGACGGGATCGACCAGTGGCTGGTGGACGGCAACGGGATCGCCACCTCGCAGGCCCGGATGCTCACCCAGACCGCCTACGCCGACGACGTTCTCGGCCAGATCCGCCACCGGCTGGAGAAGTCCGGCCTCTGGGACAAGGCGATCGTGGTGGTATCCGCCGACCACGGAATCTCGTTCGAGGGAGATGGCGTGGAGCAGCGCCGTCTCAACCCGCGGGCGATGGGTGACGTCGCCAATCCGCCGCTCTTCATCAAGTACCCCGGCCAGAAGAAGGGGCAGGTCTCGCTCACCCACAGCATGACCCTGGATATCGTCCCGACGATCGCCAGGGCGGTCGGGGTGAAGAACCCGTACAGGACCGACGGACTTCCGCTTCAGGGCGAGATTCCGTCCCGGCAGATCAAGGTCACCGACACCAAGGGCGGCACCCTTACCGCCGATGAGGCGACGATGATCAGGCAGCGGGCAGAGTCGATCGCCCGGGCCAACGAACGGCTCGGCACCGGTCCGATCTACACACTCGGACCGGCTCCGGAACTGCTCGGCCGACCCGCCCCGGCGGTGCCGTCCGGCAGCAGCGGCGCCCAGCTCGACGATCCCTCGCTGTGGCAGAACTACAAGCCGGGAAGAGACAGGATCCCGATGTTCATCACCGGCCGCACTGCTGCTCCCGCGCCGAGCGATCCGGCCGATGCGCCGGTGATCGCGGTCGCGGTCGACGGGGTGATCCGCGGCACCGGCAAGGTTTTCGAGTTCAAGGGCGCCACCCGTTTCGGGGCACTGGTCGATCCGAAGTCGCTGCGTCCGGGGGCGAACAGGATCGGCATCTATCAGGTGGAGGGCGATCGCCTGACGCCGCTCGGCGGTAACTGA